The Candidatus Polarisedimenticolaceae bacterium genome has a segment encoding these proteins:
- a CDS encoding L-serine ammonia-lyase: MSHEHDDVRKAPIPVEIFEPEPTPSGVDRRTFLMQTALVGSAAVLSGCGTPVPAPKVEAPPAPPAPATGLSADLDVVKKEKGPVMTVIDEFYKVGPGPSSSHTIGPMRITYDFYQRCTKLPKEQLDKATAIRVHLFGSLSATGKGHGTERAALAGIIGKEPATVDPLFLDSLATNPDQVFPVKLGDKEFQASLKDVIYDAPKGDFPHPNTLTCKLMGGDAVLLEQEYYSVGGGFIEWKGYEPPKKGQPKYPYARMKELQAHCESSKLSMAQVLMANEVAVSGKSEAEVNAFLDKISGAMVAIVKSGLGAPQAVLPGPIKLKTKAGEVYKRAMDDEYERQRGVGVVSAYALAGSEENARGHLVVTAPTGGSAGVIPAIVYALGEGGRKLPQQKIREGLLVGAAIGYLCKHNATLAGAEGGCQAEIGVASAMGAALISAAHDFPHQVIANAAESALEHHLGLTCDPVAGFVQVPCIERCAFGAVKAWTGFMIASNEIPAARRVDFDTTVDAMALTAKEMNSKYKETSEGGLAVSVVLC; the protein is encoded by the coding sequence ATGAGTCACGAACACGACGACGTACGGAAAGCCCCGATCCCGGTCGAGATCTTCGAGCCCGAGCCGACCCCATCGGGCGTGGACCGCCGGACGTTCCTCATGCAGACCGCCCTCGTCGGCTCGGCGGCGGTCCTCTCCGGCTGCGGCACGCCGGTCCCGGCGCCGAAGGTCGAGGCGCCCCCCGCGCCGCCCGCCCCCGCCACGGGCCTCTCCGCCGACCTCGACGTGGTCAAGAAGGAGAAAGGCCCCGTCATGACGGTGATCGACGAGTTCTACAAGGTGGGCCCCGGCCCGTCGAGCTCGCACACGATCGGCCCGATGCGGATCACCTACGACTTCTACCAGCGCTGCACGAAGCTCCCGAAGGAGCAGCTCGACAAGGCGACGGCGATCCGCGTGCACCTGTTCGGCAGCCTCAGCGCGACCGGCAAGGGGCACGGGACCGAGCGCGCCGCCCTCGCCGGGATCATCGGAAAGGAGCCGGCGACCGTCGATCCGCTGTTCCTCGACAGCCTCGCGACGAACCCCGACCAGGTCTTTCCGGTCAAGCTCGGCGACAAGGAGTTCCAGGCGTCGCTGAAGGACGTGATCTACGACGCGCCGAAGGGGGACTTCCCGCATCCCAACACGCTGACCTGCAAGCTGATGGGCGGGGACGCCGTGCTCCTCGAGCAGGAGTACTACTCGGTCGGCGGCGGGTTCATCGAGTGGAAGGGGTACGAGCCGCCCAAGAAGGGTCAGCCGAAATACCCGTACGCCCGGATGAAGGAGCTGCAGGCGCACTGCGAGTCGAGCAAGCTCTCGATGGCGCAGGTCCTGATGGCCAACGAGGTCGCCGTCTCCGGGAAGAGCGAGGCCGAGGTCAACGCCTTCCTGGACAAGATCTCGGGCGCGATGGTCGCGATCGTGAAGTCGGGGCTCGGCGCGCCGCAGGCGGTTCTTCCCGGCCCGATCAAGCTCAAGACGAAGGCCGGCGAGGTGTACAAGCGCGCAATGGACGACGAATACGAGCGGCAGCGGGGCGTCGGGGTCGTCTCGGCCTACGCGCTCGCGGGCTCGGAGGAGAACGCGCGCGGCCACCTCGTCGTGACCGCACCGACCGGAGGGTCGGCGGGCGTCATTCCCGCCATCGTGTACGCGCTCGGCGAGGGGGGGCGCAAGCTGCCGCAGCAGAAGATCCGCGAAGGCCTTCTGGTCGGAGCGGCGATCGGTTACCTCTGCAAGCACAATGCGACCCTCGCCGGGGCGGAGGGCGGATGTCAGGCCGAGATCGGCGTCGCCTCCGCGATGGGCGCGGCGCTCATCTCCGCGGCGCACGACTTCCCCCACCAGGTCATCGCGAACGCCGCCGAGTCCGCCCTGGAGCATCACCTCGGGCTGACGTGCGATCCGGTGGCGGGATTCGTCCAGGTGCCGTGCATCGAGCGGTGCGCGTTCGGCGCGGTCAAGGCGTGGACCGGCTTCATGATCGCCAGCAACGAGATCCCGGCCGCGCGCCGCGTCGACTTCGACACGACCGTGGACGCGATGGCGCTGACCGCCAAGGAGATGAACTCCAAGTACAAGGAGACCTCGGAAGGCGGACTCGCCGTCTCCGTCGTGCTCTGCTAG